A window of Pan paniscus chromosome 16, NHGRI_mPanPan1-v2.0_pri, whole genome shotgun sequence genomic DNA:
ataaatgttgGACTAAATCAGGAACACTTCATTGAACAATGAAACTCTAATGGTTTATTTCTGGCAGTTGTTCTTCATCCTCAAAGAATCGTAATATTGTCACACCTCCCCATGCTGGGACCTGGCCACCATTCTTTAGTTTATTTTCTGGACTTAATCTCCGTTACTCAATCATCATCTTCTTCCAGAGTGCAGATACAGACACTGTCTGGCTCTTTTCagtcaatattttatttctgtcactTTTATTCACTCCAAATGTATTTTGATAAAAAAGAGAGACTGCCTTTATGTGACATGGTTTTTATCTTATGGTATCCTCTAGAGGTGTATTATCTACATTAGAGGAGATTATTTGTTTCAGctcattacatattttatataaaaattgaggttaaaaatcatttataaaatgaagtggTTTCTTCCATTTTGAACCATATTAGAAGCCTTTTATTGactatttaaaatgaataataagaccccatatttatttttatgacatcTTATGCAAATGTTTCTTTGAGTGGTTAAATAAGTACAGGATTGAAATAGGGATACTGTGATAATTCCTGACTGGCATGCTGTTCATATACTATTAACATAAACCTTACTGAATTATGAGGTACTCTCTTGACTCCAGTGTCATTCTTCAGTCTCATTAATTTACGCCTTCATTCAACAAGTGTGAAACACTTATTATGTGACTGATTGTGTTGGTCACAAGtggtgattgtgatgatggtgggAGCTACCGTTGTGGATCAGTCACGGCTTCTATACCCAAGAGGCCACATTTTAATTGGAGAAATGGACATTTATATAACTGTGAGAAGCAGAGTAAAATAAATGCTAATGGTGCGATGAGAATACAGAGTCTGGGGCACATTGGGAAGATTTCACACATAAGTGAGAATTTGGCTGGGATTTTGAGAATTAGATTTTGTGAACTGGAGAATAGAATAAAagagattttgaaatttaaaaaaggaagggaaacttCTAAAGTCTAATCAAGCAATATAAATAATAGAACAGAGACTTTGAAAGCTGTATGCTGTGCATTAGTAATTGTTAGGTGGCTCATGTGACTGGCTGAAATCATATCCATTGATAAGAAAGCATAGTGAAAAGTATTTAAAGATGACCTGATATCTCACCCAAATAGAACATCCTGGGAAGGATCAAATAGGAAATATTCATGTAACACAAAAGCAGAGGAGAGCTAGGTCTAAGGATGGAATTAATTTAGTAGTAGTAGTTTTGAAAACCATAATGCCAAATAGCAGCCAGCTGACCCCTCTAAGTGGAAGTCCAAGATGCATGTGATGAGGGTTATTTGGCTGTGTAAGATGTTAATATGATACTTATTTTCATGGCTGGAGGCTTTCTTTCTTGAACATGAATACTTGCCTAGgtaattctttctcattttctttcttccttcaggtAAGTAACATGAAAACTGATCTTGGAGTCTGAGGcaatgaatggaatgaatcacTCTGTGGTATCAGAATTTGTATTCATGGGACTCACCAACTCACGGGAGATTCagcttctgctttttgttttctctttgttgttcTACTTTGCGAGCATGATGGGAAACCTTGTCATTGTATTCACTGTAACCATGGATGCTCATCTGCACTCCCCCATGTATTTCCTCCTGGGTAACCTCTCAATCATTGCTATGGCATTTTGCTCAATTACAGCCCCTAAGATGATTTGTGATATTTTCAAGAAGCACAAGGCCATCTCCTTTTGGGGATGTATTACTCAGATCTTCTTTAGCCATGCTCTTGGGGGCACTGAGATGGTGCTGCTCATAGCCATGGCCTTTGACAGATACATGGCCATATGTAAACCTCTCCACTACCTGACCATCATGAGCCCAAGAATGTGTCTATACTTTTTAGCCACTTCCTCTATCATTGGccttatccactcattggtccaATTAGTTTTTGTGGTAGATTTACCTTTTTGTGGTCCTAATATCTTTGACAGTTTTTACTGTGATCTCCCTCGGCTCCTCAGACTTGCCTGTACCAACACCCAAGAACTGGAGTTCATGGTCACTGTCAATAGTGGACTCATTTCTGTGGGCTCCTTTGTCTTGCTGGTAATTTCCTACATCTTCATTCTGTTCactgtttggaaacattcttctgGTGGTCTAGCCAAGGCCCTCTCTACCCTGTCAGCTCATGTCACTGTGGTCATCTTGTTCTTTGGGCCACTGATGTTTTTCTACACATGGCCTTCTCCCACATCACACCTGGATAAATATCTTGCTATTTTTGATGCATTTATTACTCCTTTTCTGAATCCAGTTATCTACACATTCAGGAACAAAGACATGAAAGTGGCAATGAGGAGACTATGCAGTCGTCTTGTGCATTTTACAAAGATTTTGTAAATGGCTTGGCTGTCAAGATGTGTAACTATGGATTACTCCTCATGCTGATTGCATAAAAGAAACTGCAATTTCAGAGAAATACTGAAGACTCAGGCCATATTATATGCCTGAAAATTTATGAAATCATGGTAACAATTTCACCATTAAATTAGAAGTGATGTTATCCTTTGGCACAGTGTGCATCAAAGTGCTAAATATTAAATCTTAATGTCTTTTGTAACCTACCACTTTGAAAGACCTTGTTCTAGGTGAGTGCCATGTAATTGAACAAATAACAAtactatgtcttttattttttctactggACAGATTATTCTATTGATAGACAAACTACACATTCAATCTGTTTACCACCTaactcctatttatttatttatttagttagttagttatttgagttggagtctcgctctgtcacccaggctagagtgcaatggcatgatttcagctcactgcaacctctgcctctccggttcaagggttcgagcaattctcctgcctcagcctcctgagggctgggattacaggcacccatcacaacccctggctaatttttgtatttttagtagagatggagtttcaccatgttggccaggctggtctggaacccctgacctctagtgatccacctgcctcggcctcccaaagtgctgggattacaggcatgagccaccgcgcctggcctgtttagtATCTAACTCtcttgattttaattctttttgttcCTAAAGTGTTTGCTTTCTATTGCTCCAGTCTCTACATATTTATGCCACCTTATCAGGCTTCTTTGGCCATCTACAAAATTGTTAGTCCTATATTTAGAATATTCAAATTTAAAGTTAGAGTGGATTACCAACACCATCTGTTCCAATCCCCTCAAATTACACGTACTAAAATCCAAGAATTGAGCAGTGACTAGTTTGCCCAAAGGCACATAGCTGGAAACCATCAAAGAGAGCCAGGCACCAGAAACCATGACTCTGATTGCTAGGTCAGTGCCCTTTCACTTTCAGatcaattttgtttttgatttgatGTTCATATTCCACTCTTCCATCTTTATCATTTCTGAATCCTTCCCTACTTCTACCACCACCACATATTTCTTGTTCAAGTCCTACCAAagctgaattttaaatcattcctTTAATTATGAAAACAATTCTTGAACTTTATTATTAAACAGTGTTCTTTTGTCTATGGTAGTATTCACAGAGACCcttgattcaattctattttaTAGGTTTGAAGTTCATTCCATTACTTACAGCGGATGATGTTTCTTCTCTTGGGAAACAAAAATGTGATTGGTGAATTACATAAGTTACACTAAGATATTTATGCCTCTTTCTCAGAAggataaatttcaaatattttagcaaaaaatTGAAAGATTTATAAAAGATGTGTGAAAATTCTGTTTCCcaaaattctgtggcttttaatCTAACATGGTTACTAAAATATAGAAACAAACCTATTAATTGAGGTTTCCATCGTGAGGTAATGAAGCTCTGATCATCTCTCATCGTTTGTGTCCTAGGGGAGATAATAATTGATGTTACCTATCCAGTGCTTCTAATTGTCTaggtactgttctaggtgctttaTTTGAATCTTATGATGCAGATTCATTATCtcactatccccattttagagaggaGGTGTCTGGGGCACAGAGTTGCTAAATATCATCAAGGTTATGAAGTAGTAAGTGTGGACGCAAAGTCTGCTAGTTTGAATTCAGAGTTGGTTCTCAAAACCCGTGCACTACAGTGTATCCCTGGCAATAAAACGTATCAGAATAGCTCCTTTACTTAAAAGCAGTCCCTATTTGTGGGCCCTCTACTGGGTGACGTCATTACCACCAAACCCAGCATTTATGGGGTCAattaatttacaaaaattttttgtatatgtatatgtatacccATTCAGCCGTTTTGTTGTAGGCTGTCACTACAATCAGGGAAGTTGAAATGCCAGAATTTCTCTGATATAGAGGAAAATGTCTAAAGTCTCCAGAAGATATTAAATAATTCCTAACTCTACCTTTcttggagggggtgggaggacaTAGCATCACCATGGCTGATTTAATAAATGGTAGAAGGAAGGACTGTGCAACAACTCTAAGTACACATACACATAGTAATGATCTACCAGTACTTTGCTCAAACTTACCTATGACCATTTATTTGTACAATTAAACACCAGGAAAAATAAGGAATATCACAATATTTAAAGGACTGTTGGACTCAGAGTTGACATTTACTCCCAGATTCCTGAAGGGTCATCACTGCTGTTTTGAGTGGACGCATTTGGTAGTATGTAGAGTCCTAGTTCAGATCAGGTGCATGTTGGGTTCACCAAATGACAACCTCCCAGTGATCCTTACATCATTTCCTCAATGTATAATTGGAAAAGATATACTTGGTAGTTTGTACAACTCCACACTTGTTCCTTGTCCTGTGGGTTACAGTTATTATGGTAGGGAAGTCACCAAAACTGTCCTATCCCCCagtataaaatagtatttttctttttcttctttttttgagacagggtctcgctctgttgcctaggctggagtgcaggggcacgacctgcagcctccacctcctgggctcaagcgattctcctggctcagcctcccaagtagctggaattacaggcgcatgccgccacacccaactaatttttgtattcttattagagacagattttcaccatgctgatgaggctggtcttgaacccctgacctcaagtcatccacatgccttggcctcccaacgtgctgggattacaggtgtgagctgccatgcccagcctaaaatagtatttcaaaaattatacttCATTATGAAGGGGTAAAAATATCCCAGAGATACAGAAATAGTTCCCATTCTATCTCCATTTAATTCACCAGTGTGTCACCTATGAAAGCTAGTCACTTCCTGGAGAATGCCAATGGACTATTGTAAACTTATCCCAGTAGTAATCTAAATTGCAGCTGCTGTGCCAAAGGTGGTACCTTTGCTAGAGCAGATTAACATAGACCTGGGTATATAATATGTGATCATTGATCTGGTAAATTTTCTCTTCCATCTCTTTCACAAAGTAGAATTAGAAACAGCATTCACTTGGAATGGACAACATATACGTTTGCTGTCTTACTGTACCATAAAATAGCCTGAAGAGACTTGAACCGTTTGGATATTTTATAGATTGTCGTAATGGTCGATTATATTAATAACACTATGCTGTCAAACCAGATGAAGAAGTGGCAAGTATTAGATACTTTAGTAGCACACATATGCTCTCAAGAGAAGGAATAAACTCTATAGAGAACTGTGAAATTGTCACATCATTAAAATTTTGAGTTTGATGGCCCAGTCCATGCTAGGAGGTCCTTttcaaagcaaaggaaaatgttttttccttctttaaaattttttttatttcaagtaagttttggggtacaaggggttttttttgttatatggatgaattatatagtggtgaattctgatatctttgtgcacccatcacctgagtagtgtgCATTGTACCTAACGTGTAGTTTTTTACCCCTAGCCTCCCTCCCACACTCCCACTTCTGATTTTCTAAAGTCTATTATATCACCCTGTCTGACTTTGTTTACTCATAgcttagctaccacttataagtgagaacataaagatttggttttccactcctgtgttacttcactgagaataatggcctctagcttcaTCCAGGTTGCCGCAAAAGAcattacttcattccttttaatggcggAGTAgttttccatggtatatatattttttatccacTCATGAGTCGATGGGGGCTTAGGTTGgttttccacatctttgcaattaCGAATTCTGCTGCTATCAATatacatgtgcaagtatctttttcatataatgacttattttcctttgggtagatacccagtaatgcgattgctggatcaaatgttaGATCTACTTTCAGCATTTTAAGGAATTtccttactgttttccatagaggttgtactgatttacattctcaccagcagtgtgtaagtctTCCCTTTCCCCCACAACcgtgccaacatctattgttttttgactttttaataatggccattcttgcaagagtaaggtggtgtctcgtggttttgattttcatttccctgatgattagtaatgttgagcattttccatgtatttgttggccatttgtatatctttttttgagaaatatctattcatgtgctttgcccattttttgatgggattattttagtttctgctgatttgagtttcttgtagattgtggatactagtcttttgtcagatgcataggttgcaaatattttctcccattctgtaggttgtctgtttactctgattattatttcttttgctgtgtagaagctttttagtttaactaggtcctatttatttttgttcttgtcgCATTAGATTTTGAAGTCTGagtcatgaattctttgtctAGGCTGATGTCTAGAAAAGTTTTTCTgatgttgtcttctagaatttttatagtttcaggtcttatattttagtctttgattcaccttgagttgattttttataaggtgagagacacagatccagtttcattcatctacatgtggcttgccagttttctcagaaccatttattgaatagggtgtccattccctaatttatgtttttgtatgctttgtcaaagatcagttggctgtacatatttgactttatttctgggttctttattcagTTCCATTGGTCGACATGCCTACTTGTATATAagcaccatactgttttggtaactatcgccttgtagtataatttgaagtctggtaatgtgatgcctccaggtttgttcttttaatCAAAGGAAAATTATTGCATCTTGCACCTTCTGTCACTAATAAGAAAGAACTATACCTGGTAGATTTCTTCCATTTCTGGAGGAAGCATAGGCTATAATCAGGAACACTACCACAACCCATATGCTGAAAGCCATGAAAGTCTGTCAGCTTTGAGCAGGGCGCAAATATGAAAAAGGTTTTGCTGTAAAAGATCTAGACTTTGTGCAGATAGCCTTACTTCTTTGGCCATACTACCTGGCATACCCAGGGATTAGAAAAATTggtggtgaaaagagaaaaaatgagtttCATAGCAAGCACCAGTTGGATAATTACAACACAAAGCTTCAGGGGCTTAAGCAATCATTTTTCTAAAGATTACGGAGTAATTAACACATGACATGTAATTCCACAAGATGTCATATTACACCACATTAAAGATATGGAGGTATGAGAGTTAGCACGATCTACTGGCCTCCTCACATACTGCACCACCCAGAATCTGCTCATCTAATGAAGCAATgaaatggctgttatcaaaataGTCCTCATGGTGAGCTACAGGAAAGAGGATTTCAACAGCCATGTTTTATGTGAATCACCTTTTTCTTCCCCTCCATTCCCACTAACTAATTCATGTGAAATACACTGGCAGAGGCTACCATTTTGGGTTTAGATTACTCTGCAAAGATATaacaacttatttcttctattttgccAACTTTCTTCTGCCCTGATGTTATTTGTCCTGCCCTGTTTGTCCCCTGCATAAAAAATGAGTGGGTTCAGACAACAATAGCCCAGTTTCCATTTGTCTCTCCAGTGTCCCTCTTGACCCTTCTCCACCCAGTTTTGTGCCTTTATTAAGCTCTTCTTCAGTTACCTAACTTGAGTGTGGCATCTCTTGTCCTGGCAGGATCCTGACTGACACAAGTGTAcaaaattgaaagtaaaaataCCTTGTTTTCTTGCACAACAATCTCACTGTCAAAAGTGCTTATTGCAAAAAGTTTATTGTCTACTTGTTCCAATTTGTATGCACAGCGGCATAGTGTGTGCTGTATTGGCATCCACTGTTTCACTCAATGGTGTGTCGTGGTTGTCTTTAACTGTATAGATATCAAACTTGCTTTACAGTGGCTTTAGAGAATTTGATTGTATGGGTGTAGAATACTCTTTTAAATTTATCATCAACTGCTGGATGTTTTAGTTGTTTCATTTACTATTAAGCTCTAAACACTGGAATGAATTTCTGTACAGCTAAATCTTGGTACATATCCATAACTACACAGCATATGACTATGTAAAAATGAAGTGCTGTATACATTCTTCTACCATTTAAACTGTAATAAAAATTTGGCACAGTGGCTTTTCTGGAGATGATAAAATGATTAGTTAattttttgagttaatatttacttattttcaggGATTAATTATAATGAGTAGTTATCACTATTGCCAACAAAACAGCacaaatatattaaacaaaaatattccacttttgtttccctctttttctctagTGTCTTATTATGAACTTTTGTATCTTTTGGTTGCACTGATCCAAGCAAATAGCTCTCTAGTGGCAAAGCCCATGACCCATAAGCTCCTTTAAACTATCATGTTTTTGCAGTATCACTTGGTCACTGTCCTCTTGAGGTATATGTAATTAGCCTTCTGTTTCCTGTGGTAGGGTATTATATGGCACTTCACGTTAGAGAACACAGGAAACTTCCAGAGTACCTGAACATGTTGTTCTCTCTATACAGGTAAAGTGGAAGGatgcaaataaatttaacaacGGGATATTGGCTTTAGTTTTAGATAAGGTTCTGTTGTGGGAATTGCTATGCACACAAGTCATATTCTAAAGCAAAGTAGATAGGGTCCAGGATAAGGAATTGACTAAAATGAGAGAATAATTGTGAAAAGTTTATTGACATTTTAGAAGAAGTTAATTGGCATTGGCTTTTGAGCTAGGATTACACTGTGCCTAAGGAAAGGTGGAAGACATTAGAAAAAGTCTgattttgcaatattttaaattcagcaCAGGTTGCAATTAATCACTCTCTGTGATTATATGAATGATTCTCATCCTTTGTCATGTGATAAATAGGCAAGAAAAATTGACACATGAAGATAGAAAAACATAggttattatatttttctctcaattttcttttcaaaagagaTGGGTATAAACTGATCCTCTTCCATAACAAGGGAAGCATATTTCTTAAGAATTTGTCAAGTTTGCAAGATGGAAGAGTCTCATAGACACTTTATTAGAAATGAAAGACATGGAGACCAAAAGACCCAAAGCTTAGTAAATAATTTCCAATgcaatgtcatttaaaaatgtgatgtgaaaagtttaaaaataaaataatacataaaccACCAGGAGCTTGATTTAGTTTTACTGGTCTCTTATATGATTTAGAATTACAGTGTTTGTATTACTTATGTCTTTGAACTGTAGGTAGAATGAAGAAGGATTTAGAGAAtgcttataaataaaattttttttaggaaTCACTGTGAGAAAACATTCTAAGTGTAAATATAAAAGGTATTGAGTTTGTTGAATCTTGGAAACAGAAAGGTGCTAACTTTGTtgcatttatgtatataaaagttAATTTGACTGGACACATggttataaaactttatttgatcctcacaattTACCTTGTAAAGTTAGTATCATTAATTGCAATTTGGTAGACTGAGACTCAGAAATTTAAACAACTTGCCCAATACCAACTTGTAAGTAgctgaaaaattatataaatctttGTTTCTGAAGCCCATATTCTTTCCAACATGCTAGGTTGCTTctctaaataaaactgaaattacaataaaatgtgataaatCTTTGTATAGAGGTTTGAACAAAATGCTTCCCACTGTACCAAAATGCTCTTTGTAGTTTAAGCTTTTTAGATCATGTGCTACTAGGGCAGTGATTCTCCAATTATCTTCTTAAGTTATTTTAGTTACATATTTTTTCCCGCAGTGCTTCTTGGACTTCTACTTTGGTAGAATACAAAATCAAACACTTGGATTTTGCTGTAATGTTAAATCATTAGAGACATTTCTAAACACTCTGAATTTCAGTATCTAACATAATACAAACCAGTAACAGTTTGTGGACCTACTCTTCTCTGTAGACCACTTTTTTGTTGCTTCAGAGAATCCCAATGTGAATAAGTACTAATCCCTGCCTTTCAGACATGTCAGCTTGGTGAGTTAGACTTGTACGCAGTTTACTACAACATAAGGGATAGTAAAATGAGTACCTGTGATATAAAGCAAGACCTCACAGCTATGGTAAACATTTCTTAAACCTTGAAATACTTTCCAGATGTGGGAAGTGAGGAACGTTTTTGCCAGAATATGGCTGTGGTCTTGGAAATGGATGTAATAGTTGAGAAAACGTAAATAGTTCTGTGTGACCAGAGCCAGGCTATATTAGTcttgaagcaaaaattaaaagaatttggGGTCAAATTCCTGTTACCCATGTTGACCAGTCTTGTATTTCACGAGGAACATCACGGCCACTACTCTGGGAGAAGCAGAGGGATATTAAAGCAGAGAAGGTTTTCTCCTTCACACTTGGTTGTCACACCGTGTTAACACAATTTCAGAACCTATCAGGATATTAGATTCTTCTCTCAACTCTCTGCAAGTTTTATTAAAGTGtagttaacaaataaaaattatatatatggtgAACAATGTGATactttgatacatgtatatgtatgaaataaatcaagctaattaacatattcatctcCTACACTTATTTCTTTGTGGTAAAAACATTGAAGATCTATTCTCCTAGAAATTTTAAGTATGAAGTACATTTTTATCAACTGTAGTTACCACGCTTCACAAGAAGCCTCCAGAATTTATTTGTCTTGTTTAACTGAAACACGGTACTGGTGCGTAACATGTCATTCTCTACCCGCTTCATCAACCCTTGTCAGCTGCTAATTCTAATCTCtagttctatgagtttgacttatgtagattccacatataagtgagattttACAGTATTTGTAATTCTGTGTCTGTCTTACTtcaattagcataatgtcctccaggttcatccatgttgttgcaaatgacagaatttccctttttttttggtaaggcAGAAGAGTATTCGATTGtataggtacacacacacacacacacaaacacacattttctCCATCCACTTATGTGTCAACGAACACTGCGTCttagctattttgaataatgctgtgatgaacataggcGTACAGATATTTCCTTGAGGTATGTATTTCAATTCCTCTGAATATACACCTAGAATAAGATTTCTAGATTATatggcagttctttttttttggaaactccATAGTTTGTTTCATAATGGCTAAACAaattacattcccaacaacagtgtacaagagttccttCACTTCACAGCCTTGTCAAGACTTGTTACCTgttgtctttttggtaatagctattctgacaggcctgagataaggtctcattgtcattttaatctatatccttaatgattagtgataagatttttatatacctgttggtcattagGTTAGTTTTAACGCTAAAGTGGAAATAGACTTTTATAACTTTGACTTCTTTCCTTCTCGTTCATTAATAtgattataatttacatttttggcTGTTGTTCTCTAGCTATCACTGCTAACAAAGCCAATGGTTGGGGCAAATCACTCCATGGTGTCAGAGTTTGTGTTCCTTGGACTCACCAATTCCTGGGAGATCCGACTTCTCCTCCTTGTGTTCTCCTCCATGTTTTACATGGCCAGTATGATGGGAAACTCTCTCATTTTGCTCACTGTGACTTCTGACCCTCACTTGCACTCCCCCATGTATTTTCTGTTAGCCAACCTCTCCTTCATTGACCTGGGTGTTTCCTCTGTCACTTCTCCCAAGATGATTTATGACCTGTTCAGAAAGCACGAAGTCATCTCCTTTGGAGGCTGCATCGCTCAAATCTTCTTCATCCACGTCATTGGCGGTGTGGAGATGGTGCTGCTCATAGCCATGGCCTTTGACAGATATGTGGCCATATGTAAGCCCCTCCAGTACCTGAC
This region includes:
- the LOC100993258 gene encoding olfactory receptor 4F15, which codes for MNGMNHSVVSEFVFMGLTNSREIQLLLFVFSLLFYFASMMGNLVIVFTVTMDAHLHSPMYFLLGNLSIIAMAFCSITAPKMICDIFKKHKAISFWGCITQIFFSHALGGTEMVLLIAMAFDRYMAICKPLHYLTIMSPRMCLYFLATSSIIGLIHSLVQLVFVVDLPFCGPNIFDSFYCDLPRLLRLACTNTQELEFMVTVNSGLISVGSFVLLVISYIFILFTVWKHSSGGLAKALSTLSAHVTVVILFFGPLMFFYTWPSPTSHLDKYLAIFDAFITPFLNPVIYTFRNKDMKVAMRRLCSRLVHFTKIL